A single Malaclemys terrapin pileata isolate rMalTer1 chromosome 3, rMalTer1.hap1, whole genome shotgun sequence DNA region contains:
- the MCM3 gene encoding DNA replication licensing factor MCM3 gives MAAAPVGLEDAELREAQRDYLDFLDDEEDQGIYQSKVRDVISDNQYRLIVSINDLRRKNEKRANRLLSNAFEELVAFQRALKDFVASIDATYAKQYEEFYIGLEGSFGSKHVTPRTLTSCFLGCMVCVEGIVTKCSLVRPKIVRSVHYCAATKKTIERRYTDMTTLEAFPSSSVYPTKDEENNPLETEFGLSVYKDHQTITIQEMPEKAPAGQLPRSVDIVLDDDLVDRVKPGDRIQVVGTYRCLPGKKGGYTSGTFRTILIACHVKQMSKEVRPLYSASDVAKIKRFSKSRSKDVFDQLSRSLAPSIHGHEYIKKAILCMLLGGVEKVLENGSRIRGDINILLIGDPSVAKSQLLRYVLSTAPRAIPTTGRGSSGVGLTAAVTTDQETGERRLEAGAMVLADRGVVCIDEFDKMSDIDRTAIHEVMEQGRVTIAKAGIHARLNARCSVLAAANPVYGRYDQYKTPMENIGLQDSLLSRFDLLFIVLDQMDPEHDREISDHVLRMHRYRGPGEQDGDAMPLGSAIEILATDDPNVVQEEDQELQVYEKHDNLLHGPKRHKEKIVSMEFMRKYIHVAKIIKPVLTQESANYIAEEYSRLRSQDQMSSDIARTSPVTARTLETLIRLSTAHAKARMNKTIDLQDAEAAVELVQFAYFKKVLEKEKKRKKQAEDDTETEEEEEPEGGERRKKRRKKARPGDQEAKEGESYDPYDFSDTEEEMPEVQAHTPKTPEPAETGGSKKTELADSRLKAFKAGLLEVFRAAHAQSVGLKSLMESINRDNPDPFSAAEVKVALERMQDDNQIMMSDDIIFLI, from the exons ATGGCGGCCGCCCCGGTGGGGCTGGAGGACGCGGAGTTGCGGGAGGCGCAGCGCGACTACCTCGACTTCCTGGACGATGAG GAGGATCAGGGGATTTACCAGAGCAAAGTCCGGGATGTGATCAGTGACAATCAGTATCGTCTGATTGTCAGCATCAATGACCTGCGGCGGAAGAATGAGAAGAGAGCCAACCG GCTCCTGAGCAATGCCTTCGAGGAGCTGGTCGCCTTTCAGCGCGCCCTGAAGGACTTTGTTGCCTCCATTGACGCCACGTACGCTAAGCAGTATGAGGAGTTCTACATCGGGCTCGAGGGCAGCTTTGGTTCCAAACACGTGACGCCCCGGACACTGACATCCTGTTTTCTGGGCTGCATGGTCTGCGTGGAGGGCATTGTCACAAAAT GCTCTCTGGTACGTCCAAAGATCGTCCGCAGTGTCCATTACTGCGCTGCTACCAAGAAGACCATTGAACGCCGATACACGGACATGACGACTCTTGAAGCTTTTCCATCCAGCTCTGTCTACCCCACTAAG GATGAAGAGAACAATCCCCTGGAAACGGAGTTTGGCCTCTCTGTCTACAAGGACCATCAAACCATCACCATCCAGGAGATGCCTGAGAAGGCCCCAGCTGGTCAGCTTCCTCGCTCTGTGGACATTGTTCTGGATGATGACCTGGTGGATAGGGTGAAGCCTGGGGACCGAATCCAGGTTGTTGGGACTTACCGCTGTCTGCCCGGGAAGAAGGGGGGCTACACATCAGGGACATTCAG AACCATTTTGATCGCCTGCCATGTGAAGCAGATGAGCAAAGAAGTTCGGCCTCTCTACTCTGCCTCTGATGTAGCCAAGATCAAGAGATTTAGCAAAAGTCGCTCAAAG GATGTCTTTGACCAGCTGTCGAGGTCTCTGGCCCCCAGTATCCACGGGCATGAGTATATCAAGAAGGCGATTCTCTGCATGCTGCTCGGAGGAGTGGAGAAGGTCCTGGAGAATGGGAGCCGCATCCGAGGAGACATCAACATCCTGCTGATAG GAGACCCTTCGGTCGCCAAGTCTCAGCTGCTGCGTTATGTGCTCTCCACAGCCCCCCGGGCCATCCCGACCACCGGCAGGGGCTCCTCCGGGGTTGGTCTGACTGCTGCCGTCACCACGGACCAAGAAACCG GTGAACGCCGCTTGGAAGCGGGAGCCATGGTCCTGGCTGACCGGGGCGTGGTCTGCATTGATGAGTTCGACAAGATGTCTGACATCGACCGCACGGCCATTCATGAGGTGATGGAGCAGGGCCGCGTGACCATTGCCAAGGCAGGCATCCATGCCAGACTCAATGCCCGCTGCAGCGTGCTGGCTGCAGCCAATCCTGTCTACGGCAGG TACGATCAGTACAAAACTCCCATGGAGAACATCGGCCTTCAAGACTCCTTGCTGTCCCGATTCGATCTGCTCTTCATCGTCTTGGATCAAATGGACCCAGAGCATGACAGGGAGATCTCAGACCACGTCCTGCGAATGCACCGGTACCGAGGACCTGGCGAGCAGGATGGGGATG CCATGCCCCTGGGCAGCGCAATAGAGATCCTGGCTACGGATGATCCTAATGTGGTGCAGGAGGAGGACCAGGAGCTACAAGTGTATGAGAAACACGACAACCTTCTGCATGGTCCCAAGAGGCACAA AGAGAAGATAGTTAGCATGGAGTTCATGAGAAAATACATCCACGTGGCCAAGATCATCAAGCCGGTGTTGACCCAAGAGTCAGCGAATTACATAGCGGAGGAGTACTCCCGCCTCCGCAGCCAGGACCAGATGAGCTCCGACATCGCCAGG acctcCCCTGTCACAGCCCGTACGCTGGAGACGCTGATCAGACTTTCCACGGCCCACGCGAAAGCCAGGATGAACAAAACAATTGACCTGCAGGACGCGGAAGCTGCTGTAGAGCTGGTGCAGTTCGCCTACTTCAAAAAG GTgctggagaaagaaaagaaacgcAAGAAGCAGGCAGAGGATGATACAGAGactgaagaggaagaggaacCAGAGGGTGgcgagagaaggaaaaagag GAGGAAGAAGGCACGCCCTGGGGATCAGGAAGCCAAGGAGGGGGAGTCTTATGACCCCTATGACTTCAGTGACACAGAAGAGGAAATGCCAGAAG TCCAGGCACATACCCCAAAGACCCCTGAACCTGCGGAGACTGGAGGGAGCAAAAAGACCGAGTTGGCTGACTCAAG